In one Drosophila albomicans strain 15112-1751.03 chromosome X, ASM965048v2, whole genome shotgun sequence genomic region, the following are encoded:
- the LOC117577758 gene encoding 2-methoxy-6-polyprenyl-1,4-benzoquinol methylase, mitochondrial, with amino-acid sequence MQNTRRLTNLARLLLLRRTATTAATQATSASGVDGGGGAEETTHFGYQTVKESEKEHKVHEVFEQVAKSYDLMNDAMSMGIHRVWKDIFIERLGPTHGMRLLDMAGGTGDISFRYLKYLAKQPNPQQRQSHVTVSDINQHMLNVGEERARQLGLTVEQLPNASIDWQCADAEKLPFKSDSFTAYTIAFGIRNCTHVDKVLSEAYRVLQPGGRFMCLEFSHLNNEAMQWLYDQYSFQVIPPMGQLLAGQWHAYQYLVESIRRFPRQEQFKSMIEDAGFVNATYENLTFGVVSIHSGFKL; translated from the exons ATGCAAAACACCCGCAGACTCACAAACCTGGCCCggcttttgttgctgcgacgcacagcgacaacggcagcaactCAAGCAACAAGCGCAAGCGGCgtcgacggcggcggcggcgccGAAGAAACGACACATTTTGGTTACCAAACGGTCAAGGAAAGTGAAAAGGAACACAAAG TCCATGAGGTATTTGAGCAGGTGGCCAAATCGTACGATCTGATGAACGATGCCATGTCGATGGGCATTCATCGTGTGTGGAAAGACATCTTCATCGAGCGTCTGGGACCAACACATGGCATGCGGCTGCTGGACATGGCCGGCGGCACGGGTGACATCAGCTTTCGCTACCTCAAGTATCTGGCCAAACAGCCAAATCCACAACAGCGTCAAAGTCATGTCACCGTCTCCGATATCAATCAACACATGTTAAATGTCGGTGAGGAGCGTGCCCGTCAATTGGGTTTGACCGTTGAGCAGTTGCCCAATGCCAGCATTGATTGGCAGTGTGCCGATGCCGAGAAGCTGCCATTTAAAAGCGATAGCTTCACTGCCTACACCATTGCCTTTGGCATACGCAACTGCACGCATGTGGACAAG GTGCTGAGCGAAGCGTATCGCGTGTTGCAGCCAGGTGGACGCTTCATGTGTTTGGAGTTCAGTCACTTGAACAACGAGGCGATGCAATGGCTGTACGATCAATACTCCTTTCAGGTGATCCCGCCAATGGGTCAGTTGCTCGCTGGCCAGTGGCATGCGTATCAATATCTGGTGGAGAGCATACGACGCTTTCCTCGCCAGGAGCAGTTCAAGAGCATGATCGAGGATGCGGGTTTCGTTAATGCTACCTATGAGAATCTAACCTTCGGTGTGGTCAGCATACACTCTGGGTTTAAGCTGTAG
- the LOC117566047 gene encoding uncharacterized protein LOC117566047, protein MSHRSNSTRRLLVMSLLLLLLLHSQVADAALRLRHSSRLASTTPTTTVATTTTTTTAAALDAETEPALTPPASATEAEAAAEVATPEAASVSLSASDPSNNKHKRGILHGASLAAGHWPGRTYAAQYGYSLQLPAASSFYAAVPAAAHHRHHGFVKVPAAALGGFHLKQYAPVPAAAAAAAAFLPTAVATPAAAALPAVSALPAAVGGIASAVAASPSFVLRPGNAVVSSYSVNYPHQHLHRPVKPVHFHHAVQPSYVQTIAPVPSVTPLAPGLPLQPVQPVQPLQPLQPVQPIQPVQPIQPIQPIQPVQPVQPVQPVQHVASLQPGLTFTAVNPPVAEFPVVPQFPVAPHFPTTATAVPVVPQFPGTAVAPQLPVTPSFVPAGGPPAPEVPAIPQIPQIPSIPQIPQIPSIPQVPQIPSIPQIPHIPQIPEVPQVPELPQFPQLPQFPQFPQFTVPQFPQFPPVPQFPQAPSTPVVPAIPAVPATPALPAQPAQPASPGTPPPSSQFFPAAVQPPLPQQPPTFVQPEAQFPGGIVPLPGSSPVQPDSGTAIAAPQIPNSPEPEAEQPLPSPTPTQPQQPWKPVFYQPPSTASRPSITLLPPYGSAPADGYLPPVGAQSAQLNSGNGAQGQGIFDQLSDAEIEHIFAQANLAQQQHQQQHHHQHHHHSSSYQHY, encoded by the exons atgAGCCACAGGAGTAATTCAACACGTCGGTTGCTCGTGATGTCGCTTCTtctactgttgctgttgcacagtcaagttgctgatgctgcactGCGTCTGCGTCACTCGAGTCGCTTGGCCAGCACGACGCCAACCACAACGGTTgccacgacgacgacaacgacaacggctgCTGCTCTCGATGCTGAAACCGAGCCCGCTTTGACGCCACCAGCCTCTGccacagaggcagaggcagcagccGAAGTTGCAACTCCAGAAGCCGCTTCCGTCTCCCTCTCCGCCTCAGATCCTAGCAATAACAAGCACAAACGTGGCATTCTCCATGGCGCCTCGCTTGCTGCCGGACATTGGCCGGGACGCACCTATGCCGCACAGTATGGCTACAGCTTGCAACTGCCGGCGGCAAGCAGCTTCTATGCCGCAGTGCCCGCTGCTGcccatcatcgtcatcatggCTTTGTTAAGGTTCCCGCTGCCGCTCTCGGCGGCTTCCATCTGAAGCAATATGCTCCGGtgcccgctgctgctgctgcagctgctgccttcCTGCCCACTGCTGTGGCcacgcctgctgctgctgcgctgcccGCTGTCTCCGCGTTGCCCGCCGCTGTTGGGGGCATCGCCTCGGCTGTCGCTGCCTCGCCCTCGTTTGTGCTGCGTCCCGGCAACGCCGTTGTTTCCTCATACAGCGTCAACTATCCGCATCAGCATCTGCACCGACCCGTCAAGCCTGTGCACTTCCATCACGCCGTGCAG CCCAGCTACGTGCAGACCATTGCGCCCGTGCCTTCTGTTACACCCCTTGCACCTGGACTTCCCCTACAGCCAGTGCAACCAGTGCAGCCCCTTCAACCTCTACAACCAGTGCAGCCAATTCAACCAGTGCAACCTATTCAACCCATTCAACCCATTCAGCCAGTGCAACCCGTGCAACCAGTGCAACCAGTTCAGCACGTGGCTAGCCTGCAACCCGGTCTGACCTTTACCGCTGTCAATCCACCCGTTGCCGAGTTCCCCGTGGTGCCGCAATTCCCCGTTGCCCCCCATTTTCCCACCACCGCCACAGCTGTGCCCGTTGTGCCACAATTTCCCGGCACCGCAGTAGCACCACAATTGCCAGTGACACCCAGCTTTGTGCCTGCTGGAGGGCCACCAGCGCCCGAAGTGCCCGCCATACCACAGATTCCGCAAATCCCAAGCATTCCCCAAATCCCGCAGATACCCAGTATTCCCCAAGTGCCGCAGATTCCCAGCATTCCACAAATACCGCATATACCTCAAATTCCTGAGGTGCCCCAAGTGCCAGAGTTGCCACAATTCCCACAGCTGCCACAATTCCCACAGTTCCCCCAGTTCACAGTGCCGCAGTTCCCACAATTCCCTCCGGTGCCGCAGTTCCCCCAAGCGCCCAGCACACCCGTCGTGCCCGCCATTCCCGCCGTGCCCGCCACTCCGGCATTGCCCGCCCAGCCCGCTCAGCCAGCCAGTCCCGGCACACCGCCACCGAGCAGTCAGTTCTTCCCGGCAGCGGTGCAACCGCCACTCCCCCAACAGCCACCCACATTTGTGCAGCCCGAGGCACAGTTTCCGGGTGGCATAGTCCCGCTGCCCGGCTCCTCGCCGGTCCAACCGGACTCTGGCACAGCAATTGCCGCACCACAGATTCCCAACTCTCCCGAACCCGAGGCCGAGCAGCCGCTTCCctcgccaacgccaacgcaacCACAGCAGCCCTGGAAACCGGTCTTCTATCAGCCCCCATCCACAGCCAGTCGGCCATCGATCACACTCCTGCCACCCTATGGCAGCGCACCAGCTGATG GTTATTTGCCACCCGTTGGCGCACAGTCGGCGCAACTGAACTCAGGCAATGGCGCTCAGGGTCAGGGCATCTTTGATCAGCTGAGCGACGCGGAGATCGAGCACATCTTTGCCCAGGCCAATCtggcgcaacagcagcaccagcagcagcatcatcatcaacatcatcatcacagcagcagctaccaACACTATTGA